A region from the Lolium perenne isolate Kyuss_39 chromosome 4, Kyuss_2.0, whole genome shotgun sequence genome encodes:
- the LOC127319669 gene encoding uncharacterized protein, with protein MDPRRDAAQRATPHVPATSSSTAPPPHVPEYHVPPTAKPVLNYSIQTGEEFALEFMRDRALSHKNLLPGTSGGAADQNAATGYMDLRAMLAASHTGSEAAPGIFMMTPLENPRQKESDRKPVAQIQNRSTHTSTRSAPRALSGDGSGRGYASSEASDTARRIKFLCSFGGKILPRPSDGKLRYAGGETRIVRISKDISWEELKHKTTGIFNQPHVIKYQLPGEDLDALISVSGDDDLRNMMDEFDMIESEVGASQKLRVFLFSSLDFDDMNLGSMDADSEIQYVVAVNGIDVGSGKPSSGHGLASTSGSMLAQFINLNADDEPSNPNQDRSDFHGQSLMPSVTMPTPTLPSLSSDYTANMQSYQGSEMQYTQGSSNNFYGTERHISLPLSVPSDYGGTLQYAPYSGIASLATSDQRSYQDGFMSQGSGNDAKQVSKNSLHQKNEVDYFQTLENLSAPAPHNDLSASNSMQLEVPPASSAQEGRPSFLQPSDSGKSLEIPMASRATSAAHGSEFNEDDRQSSGGAFASGCSDFGSDMTDHSFKNSQPGAGRTFQSERIPREHAESLNRLSKSDDSGSQFLKLQSQSITEAADSVEGAEKTNSGAPSLNLNDPPSDDSLVQFEKNFSKAVPQPSQFGIIIPSEESDAKMTSANPVVEQQQVSEKTPAKGNLKASTTNRKQPGSDAAMARRVSWEAPRAVLPNDGKHDPAVPSPTSTTRAVPDGESAAANTENRDIFVDINDRFPPDVLSDFFAKAKDAQSSTPFTDPILSLNMPNYEPKNWSFFRNLAKDEFPSRNNDQGLAKIDEGVYTLAGASNDSINMKGLNPNSDFEAEKKPEPVITVADISSMVPAYTPSYIDHRPVMERSAEVFQVDNPYAPMGDDTSPPVPEFEDPKFEEDRTVGQVMDATLRDSDFEHLQIIKNEDLEELRELGSGTFGTVYHGKWRGTDVAIKRIKKSCFTGRSSEQERLAQEFWREAEILSRLHHPNVVAFYGVVKDGPGGTLATLTEFMVNGSLRHVLQRKDKCPDLRKRLIIAMDAAFGMEYLHSKNIVHFDLKCDNLLVNLRDHSRPICKVGDFGLSKIKRNTLVSGGVRGTLPWMAPELLNGSSSKVSEKVDVFSFGIVMWEILTGEEPYANMHYGAIIGGIVNNTLRPPVPANCDPEWRRLMEQCWSPDPGQRPAFTEIAGRLRSMSAVANQAAKAAAAAAK; from the exons ATGGACCCTAGGAGAGACGCGGCTCAAAGAGCCACGCCACACGTGCCAGCAACTTCGTCTTCCACCGCTCCTCCTCCCCATGTTCCAGAGTACCATGTTCCACCAACTGCCAAGCCTGTCCTCAACTACTCGATCCAGACCGGGGAAGAGTTTGCCCTTGAGTTCATGAGGGACCGCGCTCTATCCCACAAAAACCTGCTCCCTGGCACGTCCGGAGGAGCCGCAGATCAGAATGCCGCCACCGGTTACATGGACTTGAGAGCGATGCTCGCTGCGTCCCACACGGGGTCAGAAGCTGCTCCCGGCATATTCATGATGACGCCTCTTGAAAACCCACGCCAGAAAGAGTCCGACAGAAAACCTGTTGCTCAAATTCAGAATAGAAGCACGCACACGTCAACCAGGTCAGCTCCACGAGCTTTGTCGGGCGATGGCAGTGGTCGGGGCTatgcttcttcggaagcttcagataCGGCCAGGAGGATCAAGTTCTTATGCAGCTTTGGGGGGAAGATCTTGCCCCGGCCTAGCGATGGAAAGCTCAGGTACGCTGGTGGTGAGACGCGTATAGTTCGGATCAGTAAGGATATCTCCTGGGAGGAGCTCAAGCACAAGACAACCGGCATCTTCAACCAGCCCCATGTCATCAAGTACCAGCTCCCTGGTGAAGACCTTGATGCTCTCATCTCGGTGTCGGGCGACGATGATTTGAGGAACATGATGGATGAATTTGACATGATCGAAAGTGAAGTAGGTGCTTCTCAGAAGCTCCGCGTTTTCCTCTTCTCCTCGCTCGATTTTGATGACATGAACCTTGGTAGTATGGATGCTGATTCCGAGATCCAGTATGTTGTTGCTGTCAATGGGATAGATGTGGGATCTGGGAAGCCTTCAAGCGGACATGGTCTAGCAAGCACATCTGGGAGTATGCTGGCTCAGTTCATTAATCTCAATGCTGATGACGAGCCGTCAAACCCAAACCAAGACAGGTCGGATTTTCATGGACAATCTTTGATGCCTTCTGTCACTATGCCAACACCAACACTGCCGAGTTTATCCAGTGATTATACTGCAAATATGCAATCGTACCAAGGGAGTGAAATGCAGTACACTCAGGGTTCTAGCAACAATTTCTATGGCACTGAAAGACACATCTCTTTGCCTTTATCTGTGCCCTCAGATTATGGAGGCACCTTGCAGTATGCGCCATATTCTGGGATTGCGTCGCTAGCAACTTCTGACCAACGGTCTTATCAGGACGGCTTTATGTCGCAGGGCTCTGGAAATGATGCAAAGCAGGTTTCCAAGAACTCGCTGCATCAGAAAAATGAAGTGGACTACTTTCAAACACTAGAGAATTTGAGTGCTCCTGCTCCTCACAACGATCTGTCTGCTTCAAACAGTATGCAGTTGGAGGTGCCTCCTGCTTCTTCAGCTCAAGAAGGCCGGCCATCTTTTCTTCAACCGAGTGACAGTGGAAAGAGCCTAGAGATTCCTATGGCATCAAGGGCTACATCTGCGGCACATGGTTCAGAGTTCAATGAAGATGACCGCCAGTCCTCTGGTGGTGCTTTTGCATCTGGATGCTCTGATTTTGGGTCTGACATGACTGATCATAGTTTCAAGAATTCACAACCTGGTGCCGGGCGGACCTTCCAGTCTGAACGGATCCCTCGGGAGCATGCTGAATCCCTGAACCGGTTGTCAAAATCTGATGATTCAGGCTCTCAGTTTCTAAAACTCCAGTCCCAGTCTATCACAGAGGCTGCTGATTCTGTTGAAGGAGCTGAAAAAACAAATTCAGGGGCTCCATCATTGAACTTGAATGACCCGCCTAGTGATGATTCCCTAGTACAGTTCGAGAAAAACTTTTCTAAAGCTGTACCACAGCCGAGTCAATTTGGTATAATCATTCCTTCAGAAGAATCAGATGCTAAAATGACATCTGCAAATCCTGTGGTTGAACAGCAACAGGTCAGTGAAAAGACTCCGGCGAAAGGCAATCTGAAAGCGAGTACCACCAATAGGAAGCAGCCTGGAAGTGATGCTGCTATGGCACGCCGTGTTAGTTGGGAGGCTCCCAGGGCTGTGCTCCCGAATGATGGTAAGCATGATCCAGCTGTGCCATCGCCAACCAGCACTACTAGAGCTGTTCCAGATGGTGAATCTGCTGCTGCTAACACGGAGAACAGAGATATTTTTGTTGATATCAATGACCGTTTCCCCCCTGATGTTCTTTCTGATTTCTTTGCAAAGGCTAAAGATGCgcagtcttcaactccttttaccGATCCTATCCTTAGCTTGAACATGCCAAACTATGAGCCTAAGAACTGGTCATTCTTCAGAAATCTTGCAAAAGATGAGTTTCCAAGCAGGAACAATGACCAAGGCCTGGCAAAGATTGACGAAGGGGTTTATACACTCGCAGGAGCAAGTAATGATTCAATCAACATGAAGGGTTTGAATCCAAATTCTGATTTTGAAGCTGAGAAGAAGCCAGAGCCTGTGATCACGGTTGCTGATATCAGCAGCATGGTTCCAGCTTACACCCCGTCATATATTGACCATCGCCCAGTGATGGAGAGGAGTGCTGAAGTATTTCAAGTTGACAATCCATATGCACCTATGGGGGATGATACGAGTCCACCTGTTCCAGAGTTTGAG GATCCAAAGTTTGAAGAGGATAGAACTGTCGGACAGGTCATGGATGCTACTCTTCGAGATTCGGATTTTGAACACTTGCAG ATTATCAAGAATGAAGATCTGGAGGAGCTCAGGGAGCTAGGTTCTGGCACTTTTGGAACTGTGTACCATGGGAAATGGAGAGGAACTGATGTGGCCATTAAGCGCATCAAGAAAAGTTGTTTCACAGGCCGATCTTCTGAGCAAGAAAGACTA GCACAAGAATTCTGGCGAGAAGCTGAGATTCTGTCAAGGCTCCATCACCCAAATGTGGTAGCATTCTACGGCGTGGTGAAGGATGGGCCAGGCGGCACCCTGGCAACTCTGACCGAGTTCATGGTGAACGGTTCTCTTCGGCACGTCCTTCAGCGGAAGGACAA GTGTCCCGATCTTCGGAAGCGGCTCATCATTGCGATGGACGCGGCGTTTGGGATGGAGTATCTGCACTCGAAGAACATTGTGCATTTCGACCTCAAGTGTGATAACCTGCTGGTTAACCTGAGGGATCATTCACGCCCCATCTGTAAA GTTGGCGATTTCGGGTTATCCAAGATCAAGAGGAACACGTTGGTGTCGGGTGGTGTGAGGGGCACGCTGCCGTGGATGGCCCCAGAGCTGCTCAACGGTAGCAGCAGCAAGGTGTCGGAGAAG GTGGATGTGTTCTCGTTCGGCATCGTCATGTGGGAGATCCTGACCGGGGAGGAGCCCTACGCCAACATGCACTACGGCGCAATCATAG GTGGAATCGTGAACAACACACTGAGGCCGCCGGTGCCTGCAAACTGCGACCCGGAGTGGAGGCGGCTGATGGAGCAGTGCTGGTCGCCGGACCCCGGGCAGCGCCCAGCCTTCACGGAGATTGCCGGACGGCTGAGG